In one Gemmatimonadaceae bacterium genomic region, the following are encoded:
- a CDS encoding ligase-associated DNA damage response DEXH box helicase, with protein MTKNVDAWFAARGWTPFQFQREVWDAYLAGESGLVHAATGTGKTLAAWMGPLLEELSPLRSARHALRVVWITPLRALAADTAQSLREPLEALGIPWRVETRTGDTSPAQRARQQRKLPEALVTTPESLTLFLTRDDVAEIFAELRLIVVDEWHELMGTKRGVQVELALARLRALRPSARTWGLSATIGNLDVALRALLGVQPPNVGRIIRGVEPKEIVVDALIPPRVDRFPWAGHLGTQMLPQVVEAIEEGTSAIVFTNTRSQTEIWYQAILAARPDWAGTIALHHGSLDRKRREWVEEGLRTGRLRCVVATSSLDLGVDFSPVDRVLQIGSPKGIARLLQRAGRSGHRPGATSRVTCVPTNALELVEVAAARDGIAAGAIEARLPVARPLDVLAQHVVTVALGGGFVPDELKAEVKGTHAYAALEDDEWRWVLDFVSSGGDALHAYPEYARVAVRDGRWLVESSFLARRHRQSIGTIVADGHINVQYLRGASLGSVEESFIARLRPGDRFVFAGTPLEFVRVRDMKAWVRRAPSVKGAIPRWQGSRLPMSDSLAAMLRERFGEASRDELRGPEMTALRPLFEVQKRWSRIPKPNELLIEHVKTREGHHLFWYPFEGRLVHEGLAALMALRLARLAPITFTMSANDYGFELLSVDAPPLEAALAGNLLTPESLLEDVPASLNATEMARRQFREIARVAGLVFPGLPRAGKTARQLQASSSLFFDVFQRYDPGNLLLSQAHREVLERQLESSRLGRTLERLSRADVVIATPKRVTPLGFPLLVDRTRERVSSETLADRIKRMQVALEKAAG; from the coding sequence CGTCGACGCATGGTTCGCTGCGCGTGGTTGGACGCCTTTCCAATTCCAGCGCGAGGTTTGGGACGCCTATCTCGCGGGCGAGAGTGGACTCGTGCACGCTGCGACTGGCACCGGGAAGACACTCGCTGCGTGGATGGGCCCTCTGCTCGAGGAGCTTTCCCCTCTGCGGTCCGCCCGCCACGCCCTCCGCGTCGTATGGATTACGCCCCTCCGCGCTCTCGCCGCCGACACCGCCCAGTCGCTCCGCGAGCCACTCGAGGCGTTAGGCATTCCGTGGCGAGTCGAAACGCGCACCGGTGACACGTCCCCCGCCCAGCGCGCGCGCCAGCAACGCAAGCTCCCCGAAGCCCTCGTTACAACACCCGAGAGCCTGACGCTTTTTCTCACACGAGACGACGTCGCTGAGATTTTCGCCGAGCTGCGACTCATCGTCGTCGACGAATGGCATGAATTGATGGGCACCAAGCGCGGCGTGCAGGTAGAGCTCGCCCTTGCACGGTTGCGTGCGCTGCGCCCGAGCGCGCGCACGTGGGGGCTCTCGGCGACGATCGGTAACCTCGACGTCGCGCTTCGTGCATTGTTAGGCGTCCAACCACCTAACGTGGGACGCATCATTCGCGGCGTCGAGCCCAAGGAGATCGTCGTCGACGCACTGATTCCCCCGCGCGTCGATCGATTTCCCTGGGCAGGCCACCTCGGCACACAAATGCTGCCGCAGGTCGTCGAGGCGATCGAGGAGGGTACGAGTGCGATCGTTTTCACGAATACGCGTTCGCAGACGGAGATCTGGTACCAGGCGATCCTCGCCGCGCGGCCTGACTGGGCGGGCACGATCGCGCTCCATCACGGCTCACTCGATCGCAAGCGACGGGAGTGGGTCGAAGAGGGGCTGCGCACTGGACGGCTGCGCTGCGTCGTCGCGACATCGAGCCTCGACCTCGGCGTGGACTTTTCGCCCGTCGATCGCGTGTTGCAGATCGGGAGTCCCAAGGGGATTGCGCGGCTGTTGCAGCGCGCGGGTCGCAGCGGACATCGGCCGGGGGCGACGAGCCGCGTTACCTGCGTGCCGACGAACGCGCTCGAGCTGGTCGAGGTCGCCGCTGCGCGCGACGGAATTGCCGCCGGTGCGATCGAGGCGCGGCTTCCCGTCGCGCGGCCCCTCGACGTGCTGGCGCAGCACGTCGTGACCGTCGCGTTAGGCGGCGGCTTCGTTCCGGACGAGCTGAAAGCCGAAGTGAAGGGCACGCACGCGTACGCCGCGCTCGAGGACGACGAGTGGCGCTGGGTGCTCGATTTCGTCTCGAGCGGTGGAGATGCGCTGCACGCGTATCCGGAGTATGCGCGCGTCGCCGTGCGCGACGGCCGCTGGCTGGTCGAGAGCAGCTTTCTCGCGCGCCGTCATCGTCAGTCGATCGGCACCATCGTTGCCGACGGACACATCAACGTGCAGTATCTCCGTGGCGCGTCACTGGGCTCGGTCGAGGAATCGTTTATCGCGCGGCTCAGACCGGGAGACAGATTTGTCTTTGCGGGAACTCCGCTCGAGTTCGTGCGCGTACGCGACATGAAGGCGTGGGTTCGTCGCGCACCAAGCGTCAAAGGCGCAATCCCGCGTTGGCAGGGGAGCCGTTTGCCGATGTCGGATTCGCTCGCGGCGATGCTGCGGGAGCGCTTCGGCGAGGCATCGCGCGACGAGTTACGCGGTCCGGAGATGACCGCGCTCCGCCCGCTGTTCGAGGTGCAGAAGCGGTGGTCCCGCATCCCGAAGCCTAACGAGTTATTGATAGAACACGTCAAGACGCGCGAAGGCCACCATTTATTCTGGTATCCGTTCGAGGGAAGGCTGGTACACGAGGGTCTCGCGGCGCTCATGGCCCTTCGGCTGGCGCGTCTCGCGCCGATTACCTTTACGATGTCCGCGAACGACTATGGCTTCGAGCTGCTCTCCGTCGATGCGCCGCCGCTCGAGGCAGCGCTCGCGGGCAACCTGCTCACGCCCGAGTCGCTGCTCGAGGACGTGCCGGCGTCTCTCAACGCGACCGAGATGGCGCGGCGCCAGTTCCGCGAGATTGCGCGTGTCGCGGGACTCGTCTTCCCTGGACTGCCGCGCGCCGGCAAGACCGCGCGTCAGTTGCAGGCCTCATCGAGCCTTTTCTTCGACGTGTTTCAACGTTATGACCCCGGCAACCTTCTGCTTTCACAGGCTCACCGTGAGGTGCTCGAGCGCCAGCTCGAGTCCTCGCGCCTCGGCCGTACGCTCGAGCGCTTGTCGCGCGCCGACGTCGTGATCGCGACGCCCAAGCGCGTGACGCCACTCGGCTTTCCGCTGCTCGTCGATCGCACGCGCGAGCGCGTGTCGT